The following proteins are co-located in the Tenrec ecaudatus isolate mTenEca1 chromosome 11, mTenEca1.hap1, whole genome shotgun sequence genome:
- the LOC142460786 gene encoding large ribosomal subunit protein eL29-like, with translation MAKSKNHTTHNQSRKWHRNGIKKPWSQRYESLKGVDPKFLRNMRFAKKHNKKGLKKMQANNAKAAAARAEAIKDLVKPTEVKAKIPMGVNRKLSRLAYIAHPKLGKRARARIAKGLRLCRPKAKAQSKADAPAKASTPAKAPKGAPAPAQAPKGPQAPTK, from the coding sequence ATGGCCAAATCCAAGAACCACACCACGCACAACCAATCCCggaaatggcacagaaacggCATAAAAAAACCCTGGTCACAACGATACGAATCTCTTAAGGGGGTGGACCCCAAGTTCCTGAGGAATATGCGTTTCGCCAAGAAGCACAacaagaagggcctgaagaaaatgcaggccaaCAACGCCAAGGCTGCGGCTGCTCGCGCCGAGGCCATCAaggatcttgtgaagcccacagaggtcaagGCCAAGATCCCAATGGGCGTCAACCGCAAGCTCAGCCGACTGGCCTACATTGCCCACCCCAAGCTTGGCAAGCGGGCTCGGGCACGTATTGCCAAGGGTCTGAGGCTCTGCCGGCCCAAGGCCAAGGCACAAAGCAAGGCTGATGCTCCAGCCAAGGCCTCGACCCCAGCAAAAGCTCCCAAAggcgcccctgccccagctcaagctcccaaaggcccccaggctcctacaaagtag